From a region of the Primulina eburnea isolate SZY01 chromosome 7, ASM2296580v1, whole genome shotgun sequence genome:
- the LOC140836869 gene encoding uncharacterized protein, with protein sequence MAILLHSSSPITKPSTENGGKSSGFRARVPKFQSFPLSKGFSKVSSSTQIAIAPKEIVFTLPNWRSGRNDIKTRELMLNDAFLYLEYMVGKGHKPDVTNATQLLYDLCKFNKLRTATRVMEMMVRSGSIPDAASYTCLVDHLCKRGSVGHAMQLVEKMEEYGYPTNTVTYNSLVRGLCMGGNLHQSLQLVERLMQKGLVPNAFTYSILLEAAYKESGVDEARRLLDNIILKGGNLNLVSYNVILTGLCKEGKVEEAMQLFRDLPEKGYNPNVVSCNILLRSLCHEGCWQEANELLAEMVGDDRSPSIVTYNILIGSLSLHGRTDQALEVLDELFRDGRFQPNAASYNPVISSLCKEKKLDSVVKCLDQMAYRNCSPNEGTYNAIARLCEEGMVQEAFSIIQSLRNKQDSTIHDFYRTVITSLCRKGNTYPAFQLLYEMTLCGFNPDSYTYSSLIRGLCIERMLYAAMDVLRVMEEYGHRPGVDNFNSLVLGLCKCGRTDLSIEVVEMMIGKGYLPRETTYTILIEGIIHEDEKELAGAVLKELNVKRVVGRNTVDRLTMQYDLEGLVMHVG encoded by the coding sequence ATGGCTATTCTCTTGCATTCATCATCTCCTATAACCAAACCATCTACAGAAAACGGAGGAAAATCTTCTGGGTTTCGAGCCCGTGTACCCAAATTTCAGTCTTTCCCACTCAGTAAGGGTTTTTCTAAAGTATCGTCTTCAACCCAGATAGCCATTGCTCCAAAAGAAATTGTTTTTACTCTACCCAATTGGAGGTCTGGTAGGAATGACATAAAAACCAGAGAACTCATGCTGAACGACGCATTCCTGTATTTGGAGTATATGGTGGGGAAAGGCCACAAGCCTGACGTTACTAATGCCACTCAGCTTTTGTATGATCTTTGTAAGTTTAATAAGCTAAGAACAGCTACTAGAGTCATGGAGATGATGGTTAGGTCCGGTAGTATTCCGGATGCGGCTTCCTATACATGTTTGGTTGATCATTTGTGTAAGAGGGGGAGTGTTGGACATGCTATGCAGCTAGTCGAAAAAATGGAGGAATATGGGTACCCTACTAATACAGTTACTTATAATTCTCTTGTTAGAGGGCTTTGTATGGGCGGAAATTTGCATCAAAGTTTGCAGTTGGTGGAAAGATTGATGCAAAAGGGGTTGGTCCCTAATGCATTTACTTATTCAATCTTGCTTGAGGCTGCATACAAAGAGAGCGGGGTTGATGAAGCTAGGAGATTGTTGgataatattattttgaaaggtGGGAATCTGAATCTGGTGAGTTATAATGTTATATTGACTGGTTTGTGCAAAGAAGGCAAAGTTGAGGAGGCAATGCAACTTTTTCGTGATTTGCCCGAGAAGGGATATAACCCAAACGTTGTGAGCTGTAACATCTTGTTGAGAAGCTTGTGCCATGAGGGATGTTGGCAAGAGGCGAATGAGCTTCTTGCAGAGATGGTGGGTGACGATCGTTCCCCGTCTATAGTGACGTATAATATACTGATCGGCTCACTTTCACTTCATGGTCGAACCGATCAGGCCCTCGAAGTTTTGGATGAGTTGTTTAGAGATGGCCGGTTCCAGCCCAATGCTGCAAGTTACAACCCTGTTATTTCTTCCCTTTGCAAGGAAAAGAAGTTAGATTCTGTCGTTAAGTGTCTAGACCAAATGGCATATAGAAATTGTAGCCCAAACGAGGGTACATACAACGCTATAGCCAGGCTTTGTGAGGAGGGAATGGTCCAAGAAGCATTTTCAATCATACAGAGTTTGAGAAATAAACAGGACTCCACAATTCATGACTTTTACAGAACGGTGATCACAAGTTTATGCAGGAAAGGGAACACTTATCCGGCATTTCAATTACTTTACGAAATGACTTTGTGTGGTTTCAACCCAGATTCTTACACGTATTCTTCTCTCATTAGAGGACTGTGTATTGAGAGAATGCTTTATGCTGCCATGGATGTGCTCAGAGTCATGGAAGAATACGGCCACCGTCCGGGTGTTGACAATTTCAATTCACTTGTTCTTGGATTGTGCAAATGTGGAAGAACAGATTTATCAATTGAGGTGGTTGAGATGATGATTGGAAAGGGATACCTTCCTAGAGAGACTACCTATACCATTTTGATTGAAGGGATTATCCATGAAGATGAAAAGGAGCTGGCCGGAGCGGTTTTGAAGGAGCTGAATGTCAAACGAGTTGTGGGTCGGAACACAGTGGATAGGCTCACCATGCAGTATGATCTTGAAGGATTGGTTATGCACGTGGGATGA